In Gambusia affinis linkage group LG08, SWU_Gaff_1.0, whole genome shotgun sequence, a single window of DNA contains:
- the epx gene encoding eosinophil peroxidase codes for MSASLIGLAFVLLAFPEHAVMSTPFRNSSETAYLGSASIHQALQRAIELTDAAYAHTSERVKKSYTEGALKPSDLLAQFKQIETRTRTHIRAAELLDNTVELIREMVYTNTMMQPKPYELLSEGDVENLLQMSGCSAELHTLSCQTDCMSERYRSITGECNNRQHPRWGAANIPYSRWLPPEYEDVWGTPRGWDPEHTYHNVSLPPVRLVSQEVLFTHNDKISMDSTLSHLLVDWGQWIDHDMVLTPQSPSTSVFKTGADCTRSCSRDSPCFPIQIPLSDPRSGVQSCMPFFRSAPSCDNGVLPPRQREQLNAITSFVDASMVYGSSPGLASALRNHSSPLGSMALNSRYWDEELPYMPFLSRVQAHLDPCGPRNSSTEGASSRSALRENTTSCFQAGDSRVNEHLGLIVLHTLFLREHNRLVKELHQLNPHWSPETLYQEARKIIGAIHQILTWEHYLPLVLGQSAMSQLMPRYQRYDPDVDPSIANTFATAAFRFAHVTVQPVVNRLGPDYTFNPEYPPLPLHHSLFASWRVIQEGGIDPVLRGMLLSPAKLQTAGQMMVEELTERLFQAQGGMPLDLGALNLQRGRDHGLPGYSSWRQFCNLSVPNTMSDLAEILGNLTLARKLELLYGTPHNIDVWVGAISEPALPGGRVGPLLSCLLTIQFRALRDGDRFWWERNGVFTRTQRRHLHNVSLSRIICDNSHISRVPVDPFSRTESPEDMLACSHPLIPHLDLGPWKEPHTDPVCGPIPRIHSGYSLLCNFTILYQCQVGFRLLGSASISCDAESQKWSSPPPMCQDINECEDLISSCPQHLECFNTAGSFICSEPSPLSAVSIVAAVIVVMVGAAGLVLLLICYRRYFPKSEELISAECRQEKS; via the exons ATGTCAGCATCTCTAATTGGACTTGCTTTTGTCCTGCTCGCCTTTCCGGAGCACGCTGTGATGAGTACACCATTTCGCAACAGCTCAG AAACTGCATATTTGGGTtcagcatccatccatcaggCTCTTCAGAGAGCCATTGAGCTGACTGATGCTGCTTATGCCCACACATCTGAGAG GGTGAAGAAGTCTTATACTGAAGGTGCCCTCAAACCCAGTGACCTACTGgcccagtttaaacagattgaAACCAGAACCCGGACTCACATCCGAGCTGCTGAGCTGCTGGACAACACAGTGGAGCTGATCCGAGAGATGGTCTACACCAACACGATGATGCAGCCCAAGCCGTATG AGCTTTTGAGTGAAGGAGACGTGGAGAATCTGCTGCAGATGAGCGGTTGCTCAGCTGAGCTGCACACCCTCAGCTGTCAGACAGACTGCATGTCTGAGCGCTACAGGTCCATCACAGGTGAATGCAACAACAG ACAACATCCAAGATGGGGCGCCGCAAACATCCCATATTCCCGCTGGCTGCCTCCGGAATATGAGGATGTGTGGGGGACGCCCAGAGGCTGGGACCCTGAACACACCTACCATAACGTCAGCCTGCCTCCT GTAAGGCTCGTGTCGCAGGAAGTGCTGTTTACTCACAACGATAAAATCTCTATGGACTCCACTCTGTCCCACCTGCTGGTGGACTGGGGTCAGTGGATAGACCACGACATGGTGCTGACCCCTCAGAGTCCCAGCACATCCGTCTTCAAGACGGGCGCCGACTGCACCCGCAGCTGCAGCCGGGACTCGCCCTGCTTCCCCATTCAG ATTCCGCTATCCGATCCTCGCAGCGGCGTCCAGAGCTGTATGCCTTTCTTCCGTTCTGCTCCCAGCTGTGATAACGGAGTCCTGCCTCCTCGCCAGCGGGAGCAGCTCAACGCCATCACCTCCTTCGTAGATGCCAGCATGGTGTACGGCAGCTCCCCCGGCTTGGCCTCTGCTCTCAGGAACCACTCGTCTCCTCTGGGCTCCATGGCCCTCAACTCCCGGTACTGGGATGAGGAGTTGCCGTACATGCCGTTCCTGTCCCGGGTGCAGGCTCACCTGGACCCCTGCGGTCCCCGTAACTCCTCCACTGAGGGGGCGTCGAGCAGATCGGCACTCAGGGAGAACACCACTTCATGCTTTCAGGCCG gaGATTCAAGAGTCAATGAACATCTGGGACTGATTGTGCTGCACACACTCTTTCTGAGAGAGCACAACCGGCTGGTGAAGGAGCTGCATCAGCTTAACCCTCACTGGAGTCCCGAGACCCTCTATCAGGAAGCGAGGAAGATCATCGGAGCCATCCACCAG ATCCTAACCTGGGAGCACTACCTACCACTGGTACTTGGTCAGAGCGCCATGTCCCAACTGATGCCCCGCTACCAGAGGTATGATCCAGACGTTGACCCAAGCATTGCCAACACGTTTGCTACGGCGGCGTTCCGTTTTGCTCACGTAACTGTTCAGCCAGTAGTGAATCGTCTGGGTCCAGATTACACCTTTAACCCCGAGTATCCCCCTCTGCCTCTGCATCACTCACTGTTTGCTTCCTGGAGGGTCATACAGGAAG GTGGTATCGACCCAGTGCTGCGAGGCATGCTGCTGTCTCCCGCCAAGCTGCAGACTGCAGGTCAGATGATGGTGGAGGAACTCACAGAAAGGCTGTTTCAGGCACAGGGGGGGATGCCTCTGGACCTTGGGGCCCTGAACCTGCAGAGGGGCCGGGACCACGGCCTGCCTG GGTACAGCTCATGGCGCCAGTTCTGTAATCTTTCTGTTCCCAACACGATGTCAGATCTGGCCGAAATTTTGGGGAACCTCACTTTGGCTCGTAAATTGGAGCTTTTATATGGAACCCCACACAACATCGACGTGTGGGTCGGGGCCATATCTGAGCCGGCTCTGCCCGGAGGACGAGTGGGACCGCTCCTGTCCTGCCTCCTGACCATACAGTTCAGAGCACTGAGAGACGGGGACAG GTTCTGGTGGGAGAGAAATGGAGTTTTCACCAGAACCCAGAGGAGACACCTGCACAACGTCTCCCTGTCCCGCATCATTTGTGACAACAGCCACATCAGCCGTGTCCCTGTGGACCCGTTTTCACGCACCGAGAGTCCTGAAGACATGCTGGCCTGTTCCCACCCACTCATCCCCCATCTGGACCTCGGCCCCTGGAAAGAGCCTCACACAG ATCCCGTCTGTGGCCCGATACCCAGGATTCACTCTGGCTACTCTCTGCTCTGCAACTTCACCATCCTTTATCAGTGTCAGGTTGGATTCAGGCTGCTGGGCTCTGCATCCATCAGCTGTGATGCAGAGAGCCAGAAGTGGAGCTCCCCGCCTCCAATGTGTCAAG ATATTAATGAGTGTGAGGATCTGATTTCTTCTTGTCCACAACATCTGGAATGCTTTAACACGGCAGGTTCCTTCATTTGCTCAG AGCCCTCCCCGCTGTCTGCTGTCTCCATCGTGGCTGCAGTGATAGTGGTGATGGTTGGTGCAGCCGGCCTGGTGCTGCTCCTGATCTGTTATCGAAG ATATTTCCCAAAGTCTGAAGAGTTGATCTCCGCTGAATGTAGGCAGGAGAAGAGTTGA